Proteins found in one Toxotes jaculatrix isolate fToxJac2 chromosome 18, fToxJac2.pri, whole genome shotgun sequence genomic segment:
- the fam83fa gene encoding protein FAM83F: protein MAESQLVCMDEEHVNEKIPESRPEFYYSEEQRAALEQLLRNGDGAFKMRLKEDNTKDFLSAREVKFIRKTFREYETDSDSESGEHEKSKESSSADSGVHSTYWPQMSDTEVPSLDIGWPGSSGLYKGVTRVSVYTHPPKEPGPHIKEVVRRLIQESHKVVAIVMDLLTDLQILQDLLDASSRRGVAVYVVLESRGVPHFLDMCARLQINAVHLRNLRVRVVRGAGLALSFGKLPGSLCSKYMLVDGEKVMFGSYSFTWSSSRMDRNTITVMSGQIVDFFDNDFRELYAVSEQVDLYREFNITKPPIATPIRKPKVEKIVPLPVSMSRFQVSVGDSRQVDLKVPAHKYHNPKYSLVFGNSMGLTGSLQDLSTPRDSLVGGLNQRNGLQSSFLHASRNNRDKVDRGSPQSPGSPAEEEDEDGKGGSKKNQSPGSKKQRSSFRHFLKGRGANQSTETIEEGVATPQSPLPTWKVSEANGVTGNELEDSFEIIEKPGPLKSKTKKPSKLIQRSMSLQTINTGDEDGFKSRRRHQKKNCIQS from the exons ATGGCGGAGTCTCAGCTGGTCTGCATGGACGAGGAACACGTCAACGAGAAGATCCCGGAGTCCCGGCCGGAGTTTTACTACAGCGAGGAGCAGCGTGCGGCTctggagcagctgctgaggAACGGGGACGGTGCCTTCAAGATGCGGCTCAAAGAGGACAACACCAAGGACTTCCTCTCCGCCAGGGAGGTGAAATTCATCCGGAAAACTTTCCGTGAGTATGAAACGGACAGCGACTCCGAGTCCGGAGAGCACGAGAAGTCCAAGGAGTCCTCCAGCGCGGACTCCGGCGTCCACTCCACCTACTGGCCGCAGATGTCCGACACCGAGGTCCCGTCTCTGGACATCGGCTGGCCCGGCAGCAGCGGTCTTTACAAGGGGGTGACCCGGGTGTCCGTGTACACCCACCCGCCCAAAGAGCCCGGGCCGCACATCAAGGAGGTGGTGAGGAGGCTCATACAGGAATCACACAAG GTGGTGGCCATAGTCATGGACCTCCTGACGGACCTGCAGATCCTCCAGGACCTGCTGGACGCCTCGTCGCGGCGCGGGGTGGCTGTCTACGTTGTGCTGGAGTCCAGGGGAGTGCCCCACTTCCTGGATATGTGCGCTCGGCTGCAGATTAATGCAGTGCATCTGCGG AATCTCCGTGTGCGGGTGGTGAGAGGCGCAGGGCTGGCCCTGTCCTTTGGAAAACTGCCCGGCTCCCTATGCTCCAAATACATGCTGGTGGACGGAGAGAAGGTCATGTTTGGGTCTTACAG CTTCACCTGGAGTTCGTCTCGGATGGACAGGAACACGATCACGGTGATGTCGGGACAAATCGTCGACTTCTTCGACAACGACTTCAGGGAGCTGTACGCGGTGTCTGAGCAGGTGGACCTGTACAGGGAGTTCAACATCACCAAGCCACCTATTGCTACGCCCATCAGGAAGCCAAAGGTGGAGAAAATCGTGCCTCTGCCCGTCTCCATGTCTCGCTTTCAAGTATCGGTTGGTGACTCCAGACAGGTTGATCTGAAGGTGCCTGCTCATAAATACCACAATCCTAAGTACTCGCTGGTTTTTGGGAACAGCATGGGCCTTACAGGTTCCCTACAAGACCTGTCGACTCCCAGGGACTCGCTGGTCGGCGGGCTGAACCAGAGGAACggcctgcagagcagcttccttCATGCCAGCAGGAACAACAGGGATAAGGTGGACCGAGGCTCCCCGCAGAGTCCCGGTTcacctgctgaggaggaggacgaggacggAAAAGGAGGCTCGAAGAAGAACCAGTCGCCCGGATCGAAGAAACAGCGCAGCTCCTTCAGGCACTTCCTAAAAGGCAGAggagccaatcagagcacagaGACTATAGAGGAAGGTGTGGCCACTCCTCAGAGCCCCTTGCCCACCTGGAAAGTATCAGAGGCCAATGGTGTGACAGGAAATGAGCTGGAGGACTCATTTGAGATCATTGAGAAACCAGGTCCACTGAAATCCAAAACCAAGAAGCCCTCAAAGCTCATTCAGAGGAGCATGTCTCTGCAGACCATCAACACAGGAGACGAAGACG GATTCAAAAGCCGCCGCCGGCACCAAAAGAAGAACTGCATCCAGTCATGA